The Endozoicomonas sp. 4G DNA segment CGGTGAGGTCAAGCCTACCCATCTTGAAACAGCCAGTTCTGACGTCAACGACATCAGTAAGTTTACTCAGTCGTCTATTGAAAATACTAAAAAGCTGGCGGAAGGTTTGCGCACTGGCAACCTCAATCCGGAACAACAACAGCAGCTGAAAAGAAACACCGAACTTTTGAAAGGCAGTGCTGGCCTCTTAGGTAACCTTCATGGTCATAATCTCGGAACGGCTGAGGGTAAGAGAAGTGTTCTTGCCGGAATGGGCTTTAATCAGAGCCAGCTTGATGCCCTGATGTCACTGGCGGATCCCGATGATGAGGGTAACTCTCTGGCATCTATGCATGGCGGTCAATCAGCCTTACAGGGTAAAAAAGATGCTCTGAAATCCATGGGTTTCAGTGAGAGTCAGGTGGATGCCTTGCTGTCACTGGCGGATCCTGATGATGAAGGCAATTCATTGATGTCAACTCACCAGGCCGGGTCCGGGAAACATAAATCGGCGCTTGCCTCTCAAGGGTTCAGCAATGCCCAGACACAACGTTTGACCGCTCTGTTGAACGGCCAGACATTTGGTACTGAACAACAAAAAGAACTGCTGAAGCAGATGGGTTTCAGTGATGCAGAAGCCGATGTACTGCTGGCAGCAGCAGACCCTCAATCGTTGAAAACACAAGGTAATCTTGCCCGAACAACCGATGCTAATCAGCTGGCCCATCTGCAAGAGATGGCCAAGGCGGCCAACATTCTATCAACAGGCAGTCCGATAGGGGACAGAGTGCTGCAACAGCTGGTGGATATTTTTACCGTGTTTGAACTCCTTCACGAGATGAGTATTCAGGGCCGAAGAACCGCCAGGGAAACCAGGGCTGTTGAGTATGACGCAGCCAAACAGGAAGTTCTGAACCAGGCCGACGAAATCAGAAGCGCTGCCGCATGGGCCTTGGGAGCCGGTATCGCCGGCGGTGTTGCGAAAATAGGTGCAGGTTCCGTGGCAATATTCGGAGCGCGGGGAGGCGGTTCCGCCGCTGAGCAGTCTATCAGGATGCAGCTGGCTACCCAGAGGGCTCAGATAGTAGGAGGTTTCGGTGACATTGCTTCTGCGAGCCTTAACTATCAGTCTTCAAAGCATCAGGCTCTGCAGAAAGAGCACGAAGCCTACCAGAAAACCCATGAAAACTCGGCTCAGAGTTCATCTGAGTGGATGCAGTTACACCAGGACATGGTGAAGACCGTACAAAGTAAAATGGACGAAATTATCAGAACCTGGTTCGAGACGCTGAAAACCACTACAAGGGGCTAAACAGAGACGTTCAGGCTCTGAGGATTTCCGTCTTCGACATGCAGGAGGCATGACATGACTATTCCACTCGACAGGGCCGGTAGTGCATCAGCGCCATCGTTTCTGGAGAGTAACCAGAACGTTGCAGGTAACCAGGGAGCCAAAGGCAAGGTTGCCGGGCAGGAGGTTCGGGTCAAAACTGATGCTGCTTCTGCACTGCAAAATGCAGAAGAGATGTCCATGGTCGCCGACCGCTTCAAGCAAACCAAACTTAAAGACAGAAAACTCTCCAGTGGTTCAGAACTTTCTGACAAGCTGCTTGAGCGTATCAAGAAAATACAGGCTATTCAGGAAACCCAGGCATTTAAGGATCTGGCTAATAATTTCAGTAATCAAACCAACCTCAACCCCAACCAGGTTCTAAAGCAGGCTCAGGAATTTTCAGACGACGTGCTTGAGCAATTTGCAGCACTGGATTTTGCTGCAGACTATTTTGAAGCGCAGGGAGACGAAGACAAAGCCAGGCAAATTCGAACTGCTCAGCAAAGCATCAGGGAAAAGAACCCGACACTGATCCAGGCGGGTCTCAATATCTCTGAGCCAGCAGCTAAGATGATCGAAGAAATGGGCTTTGATGTTGATGTTCGCACAGTCCGGGAAAGCTATGCTGGCTTCATTGATTCAGCGAAGACAGACCATGTGCGAGATGACCGTTCACTCGTGCAAACGTATCGCTACCTGGTAGAAACCTATGGCGCAGAAAATCTCGAAGGAGCTATCCAGGGACAGCTGGATCTCCTTGCGACGGATTTGAACTGTACCACTCACTCCACTTCGCCGGTCAGATTGAAAGTCATCATTGATGATATGAAAGGGTTGAAGATTCAATCAGGCGTTCATGATGCCTGCTGTGAAGCAGAAGAAAGACTGGAAAGAACATTCCCTGAAGAAAACGTCGCTCGATTTGTAATGATGGAAGGGATGCTGGAGCTTGTCGATCAGCAGTGGGTCACAGACTCTGAATTTGAGAAGATGCCAAAAGACATGAATCTGAAAGGGCTGCAGGCTCAGATTTTTGCTTTAACTG contains these protein-coding regions:
- a CDS encoding TyeA family type III secretion system gatekeeper subunit encodes the protein MTIPLDRAGSASAPSFLESNQNVAGNQGAKGKVAGQEVRVKTDAASALQNAEEMSMVADRFKQTKLKDRKLSSGSELSDKLLERIKKIQAIQETQAFKDLANNFSNQTNLNPNQVLKQAQEFSDDVLEQFAALDFAADYFEAQGDEDKARQIRTAQQSIREKNPTLIQAGLNISEPAAKMIEEMGFDVDVRTVRESYAGFIDSAKTDHVRDDRSLVQTYRYLVETYGAENLEGAIQGQLDLLATDLNCTTHSTSPVRLKVIIDDMKGLKIQSGVHDACCEAEERLERTFPEENVARFVMMEGMLELVDQQWVTDSEFEKMPKDMNLKGLQAQIFALTAIVEVVSSIPEEVFTNDETKLNMLSAAKDSLDTKIEEEESVAIEEADLDAVLDDDFLGEVTASLNLPPSKKVETPFFNAEKDKKSQ